A single region of the Marmota flaviventris isolate mMarFla1 chromosome 10, mMarFla1.hap1, whole genome shotgun sequence genome encodes:
- the Lce7a gene encoding late cornified envelope protein 7A, whose amino-acid sequence MSYQQKYQLSAKSLPKGPPKCPPQAPQAPASGPAPCPSPAPASSSCPPTCCVSGFGGHGCCLGSHRFPRLPGVYLPGPQNSDCRANESSGCSSGYQGSGGCS is encoded by the coding sequence ATGTCCTACCAGCAGAAGTACCAACTCTCTGCCAAGAGCCTCCCTAAAGGTCCACCCAAGTGCCCGCCTCAGGCCCCTCAGGCTCCGGCCTCGGGCCCAGCTCCCTGCccctctccagccccagcctcctccagctGTCCTCCCACCTGCTGCGTTTCTGGGTTTGGGGGCCACGGCTGCTGTCTCGGGTCTCACCGGTTTCCACGGCTTCCAGGAGTCTACCTGCCCGGGCCCCAGAACTCTGACTGCCGTGCGAATGAGTCCTCTGGATGTTCCAGCGGCTACCAGGGCTCTGGGGGCTGCAGCTGA